TGAACCATCTCCGTCGTCATGTGTCATTACTAGATAGACTTGTGTATTATTTAGCGAACCAAAATATGGTCCTCTGAAAATACTTGTGGCTTCTCTTTTTTGTTCGTTTACCCAATCCTGCCAGTTTTCATCGGTATGGTTTACAAAAAATTTAGAAATTGAGGTAAAAGCTCCGGTAAGTAAAGGCGATATAGCACCTGGTATGCTTCCTTCTTCGAGTGTCATTCCTTCGTCGAGAATGTCTCTTTCGCGCATGTCGATTATGGAAGTAATACAAGGGCCAACTGGTTCTTTTTCTTTATCATCAAAAAATTTCCCTAAACCAATACCGTTCATTTTGACATCATTATTGTAACCAAAACCCAGCACATCGCCATTGCCTGTAAAATGTTTTCCGAGTGCTGTTGATACACTCAAACCTTTTTCGCGCGAGCGTAATAAGATTTCGGTACTTCCTAAAGAGCCTGCGGATATAATTACATTATCAGCAGTTATGCATAATGGCGGTGCATCAAATTTTTCACGTCCAACATGGTACGAGTCAAAATATACCAGCCATTTATTGTCTTTTCGTTCTACATACTGCACGCCTGTTTCACAGAATATTTCGGCTCCATGATTAACCGCATCCGGGAGGTAATTCATTGTAAGCATGTTTTTTGCAGAATGATTACAACCCGTTACGCAATCGCCGCAGTTGTTGCATTTTTTTTGTTTTACACCTACATGATTTTCTTTATCATCATATTCGAAATTCACGTTAATATCCAGATATCTGAATTTTTCGTTCATTGCCGCCGCAGAAACTTTCATCCCTTTTGTTTTGGCAAGTTCAGGAAAACCTGGTGTATTTTCAGGATAAGGAGAAGGTTTGAGCATTTGTCTTGCTTTTTGAAATCCTTCTCTAAGAGATTCCATATCATTTCTAATCGCTGCAGGCCATCTTAAATCATCAAAAACACGAGATTCTGGCTCTATCGAAACATTGGCATTTACATTTGAAGTTCCGCCCAAAGCACAGCCTTTAAAAACACTTATTTCCCTGCCCATGTAAAATTCATACAAGCCGTTTTTACTGCCTATATGTTTAGTATCGGTATTGACTTGCATTTCTTTTACTGCATCATCTAAATCTTCCGGATATTCGCCGGGCTGAAATTCTTTTCCTTTTTCTAAAAGACATACCTGAATTCCAGCACGTGACAGGCGCGATGCCGCAATACTCCCGCCATAACCGGAACCGATAATAATAAAGGGATAATGCGATTTAATTGACGTAATTGGTTTTGATAGACGTTTCATGTTTTGTTATTTTTTAATGATGATTGGTGGTTCTATTAAAAAAACTTCAGGAGAATCTTCTGAAGTAAACTTAATATCTTCTCCTGTTTCGTCTTGCTTCCATTGACTAACGACTTTTTTTATTCCAACCGGATAAATCGTAAGATCGCCATCACTGTTAATGTGCATTCTGAGGAAATTTTTATAATGTTCATATGAAAATGATGAAGAAGCTTCTGTAATATGTATGTTAAAAAAGTAACCGCTTACAAATAGATATATTCCCATAAACAGTCCGTTTAAAAGTGCGCTTACCAACACGCAGTATGCCAGAACAATTGCAATTTTACAAGGTTCGTTTATTTCAAAAGAAGGATTGTAAAAGAAAGACTGAGCGATATATGTCGAAAAAAAGATGGCCAGCAAATGGAACTGCCCATGAAAAAAGCCCCATAAATAAAACCATTTTGTGCGTGCCGTATCGGTAAAAAAGGTAAAACCAATTAATACCAACAGCGACATAAAAAGCAGTATTGGATTGTAAATTATGTCGTCAAAAAGTTCACTTATATAAGTAATAAAACCTGAGAAAAATGACTCACCAAATGTGTTACTGCCAATATCACCCGCTGCGACTATATTCCATAAAAAAGCTAATGCCAGAAATCCCATAAGAAGGCAGAAGAACTTATTGAAATAAGGAAAAATGAGATTTAAAAAAATCAGTTTTTTAGAAAGTTTTCTGGAAGGAAAAGTCATTTCGAGATTTGGATATGATTTTAGTGTGGATTTCATAAAAACGTAATCTTCGCTTAATTTATCCAATGATTTAGGCAGCATGTGAGTTGTATGCATAAAAGCGCCGCCGCCGCCCGCAGTAAATAAATGATTGCATTCGGTTTTATTTTCTCCGTCTCCCATTAAACGTTCTTCTGAGTAACGTGAATAGTGATGAAGATCGCCTGTAAGGGTTGCTGCAATTTTAAATGTCTTGCCTATTTTTTTATACGAGTCAGCTGTAATATATAATTCTTCAAAATATTTCAGACGTTTATAAGTTTCGTCATTGCATTTTACCTGCTTATAAACCCAGCTAGGTTCTGCCGTGCATAAAATAACTTTGCTGTCTGGCGGCATACTTTCTTTTGCTACTTTTTCAAAGTAAAGTTTCTGCTGCTCATCGATATCTGCATTGAGCTGTATATCTATTCCCCATAACCAATAATTATGAGGCAGTTTAATGGCAAAATAGCTTCTCTTTTGTCGCGTAATCCAATTTCCCAACCAACGCACCTGACCAAAAAGCTTCATAAAATTGGTTAATCCATCGTACCAGTCATGATTTCCAGGAATGGCATACATTACAGGTCTTTCATTTTCCGGTGGTCTATCTTGACCTTGCGGAATAACATGTGCGGCGCTAAACGGAATTTTAAATCGGTTTGTGTAATCCTCCATTCCGGGTGTTGGGTAAACCTGATCTCCGCCTAATATTAACAGATTTCCGGATTTTAGCAATTCGCTTCCTTCTTCTTTAAGAGTTTCTACTCGCTTCTGTTTTTCATCCGTTTTTCTGTCAGGCGTTAATTCATAACTTGGCTGCAGTTTTAAAGATAAATCTTTTGCGGCGAGAGAAGCAACAGTATAAGTTGGGTTAAATCCGTCACCTGTATCCGAAATATAATCAAGCCATATTTCATCTAAAGGCGTTTTGGTTCCGTCGGCATTTTCTTTTACAGAATGATCGTAGAATTTGTGTTCCGGATCCAGAGCCGCTTCTAGTTCTCGTTTGTCGGCATAGTTTGCAAAAGTCCCCGAAATAATGGTTCTCAAAGCAGTCGATGCCAAAATAGAAGGCTGATACCAGTTAACCATCTTGGGCTGAATGTATTTTTTTTGTAAACTCATATCTGTAATTATAAAGTAGGTTTTTGATACACTTTTTTGAGTACTCTAAATTTTTCTTTCTGCTTTTTCAGCCAGCTGCTGCTACTGCTTATATGGATGAAAGGAATATTTTTTATACGGCTCCAGGCGCGCTGTTTTAATATAAATGCAATTGGTTTTGGAATTTTATCACTGCTAATGGTGCAAAATGCTTTTTTAAATTCCATACCTAACAATAAATCGTATTGACTGATTAAATCGAGCTCGCATTGTAAATGAAAAACCTCATCTTCAAAAACAAAACTGCTTCCATAAACTAAAACTCTCTCCTGATGATTAAGGGTAACCTGATTATTGTAGGTTGAGATTCTGTAAATACTGTTATTAAATGCTAATGAACAATAGGCTCGCAAAACCAGTTCATCATCTATTAACCTGAAATTGAAATGAATGTTTAGCGAAAAGTCAGCTGGTTTATTTTTCCAATTTAGGGTTCCGGAAAAGAGCGATCTAAAGTTGAATGAAATTCCGGGTTCTTTCATCAAAGAAGCCTTGTAATCAGGACTTACTCCATTTAAAGGTTTATTTTGCAGATAATATTTGGCATCGGCATAACCGCGATTGATTAATTCATCTACATTAATTTTATAAAACATTAAATCCGGATCTAATGGCAGCGGAAACTCTGGTTTTATTACATGCAGAGTAATTTTTTCTTTCTCTTTTTTACTATTGGCCGTTTCCAATTGTTCTAACTCGAGAAGCAAACCGCCGTTTGCACTTATTTCGATCATATGGACATATTGGTTAAAGGATCCGTTTAAAAATTCATGCGAATTTCCTATCGCCCACACTAACCAAATTTCATTCGGATTTCGTTTTATGGCTTCATTTATATTGGCGTCTTTAATCCATACTGCATCGGTATACCAGTCTCCCTTAATTTTTACAGCCGGCATAAAAATAGGCAGTGACATTCCTGCTATTAAATGTTCAAGGGTTACTTTTTGACTAGAAAGGGCTTCAATTGTTTTTTTTGAAAAATTACAGACATTAAAAGTGGCATCGATTGAAGCATTTGCATTCATCTTTTTAATATCTATTCCCAACGTTGGAAACACTTTATTAAGAATTCCATCTGCATCGCCTATTGCATTAAAAGTGCTTTTTGAGAAATAATTTTTGAAAGGAAGTAAAGATGAAAAATTCATAACATTTACTTTTCGCCAGCGCATAGCCATATCTTTGGGAGTAATATCCGAACATATCATAGCTGTGTTAAAAATTCCGCCGGAAGTACCGTCAAAATGATTAAATTTTAATCCCTCTTCTTCCAATGCATTTATAACGCCGGCCTGATACGAAAGACGAGCACCGCCGCCTGCGAGTATCAGAGAACGTTTTATTCCGTCTGAATTTATGCCTGTTATGCCGTTCTTACTTAATGTCATTTTGTGCAATAAGTTTGAGTGAATAAAAATAAATTACCAATACTCCTATTAATTCAAAACCCAAAAAGAAATACATTAATAAGCTTGGAGAACCATCCATTACTATAGAAGTAATTCTTGCCAGCACGCCTGCACTCATCGTAAAGATGAAAAATGTGTTGAATTTCTTTTCGCTGAAAATATCTTTTACAAACAATATTGAGAATATGCCAAATCCTAATTCAATTGCTCTTAAAAACCGATATTGACTTATCATGTTTATTCTTTGAAAATCAGGTAACGAGTGTACATCAAAGTCAAAGAGTAAACGATAATCAAAACCCGGATTAATAAAAGCGCCCCAAAAGCCCGCTATAATTACCAATCCTATATAGGTGTAATAAAAAAAGTAATTAGCTGACCGCATGTTCTTTTGCTATTTTTAGATAATAAAAAAACAATATCCCCGACAGTAAATCAAATACGGCAACTCCGGCAGCCAGAGGCACAAAAACGCCTTTATATATTCCGACAAAAACCGCCGCAGAGGCTCCTAATTTTTGAAATCCTGACCAAATTACCGCTACTCGGTTTTCATTTTCATTATATAAAACATGAACCATCATTCCTCCAAAAAGAAACATAAACATGCCAATGGTCGCAAATAATTGTTTGGATGCCGTATCAATAGGCGCACCTACAAAATTTAACACAAAAGCCGGCACTATAATCTGTATAAGACCAGATAAGAGTGTGGTTAAGGAAATCAAAAGAAGAATAACTCGTATGACTTTTTTCATAGGGCAGTATTTTGATTATTTATATCTGAGAATAAGCTAGGCTCTGCGTGCTTTGGCAATGAAAAAATACATTGTTACGGCCCACATTATGGTGAGTATATAAAAACGGACATCATTGTAAAACATCCAGTCTTTTAGTAATTGCTGGAGTACAGTCATATCTGTTACGCCCGCTTTGAACTGATCGTTTATATCTTCAATAAACTTTTGCTGTACTATTACCGGAATGAGCAAACCCGGAATCCATAATAATGGCACCCATCTTAGTTTTCCTTTCCATTCTGTTATCAGCATGATTACCAAACAGAAAGACATAATGGGAATGGTTACAAAAAAATACTTGGTTGCTGTTTCTGTCTGCGGAATTATGGCATCGTAATAATTCGAAATATTCAACGTAGACGGATAATGCGGAAACCAAAAGAAATGTAATGTCCAGAACATCCCAAGATATACTGATGAACAAAAAAAGATGTAAGCGTTATTAAGGTCGATTAATATCTGTTTTATTTTCATGATGCTGTTTTTTTTAGGTTAGAAAACTTAAATTTTAAATTTTTGATAATCTGTAAATGATGGTGCCGGAAGCCAGTCTTCATTTAATTTGAGATCAAAGACGCTTTCAAAACCTTCGGGTGTTACTTTTTCGGGCTGTTTTTCATACGTCATAAACCAACATTCAAAGTGATCGTCAAGTATGCCATTTGCTTCGGGCATATACATGGTAAAAAAGGGTTTGCTTTCTATTTTCAGGTCTTTTAAAAATTTAGTTCGGGGATGGTCTCCAATAAACAATCGGCCTGTTGCACTTTTCCCGAATTTAATTCCGGCTTTGGTTTTAAAATGTATGTAAGATGCCATGAGCATGTTACGAAAATGACTGTAGTTGGTTGCTCCAATATTTATTGGAAAATTTGTTTTTTTCGGTTTGTCTATTTCAATCCTAAAAGCAAACTGATCGTCTTTTTCGTATTGAGCGCTTACCTGATTTTCTGTTATTATAAAATCAAGACTGGCTTTATGTTTTGGCATTCCCCAAATTCCTTTTCCTCCTTTAACTGATATTTCAGAACTCACAGGCAGGTCTAAAATAAATTGTCCTGTTTTGTATGTTTTCATTAGTACGGCCGGAAGAAATGCCGGAGCGGGTTTGCTTCCCTTCGTTACCGCAAGTGCTAAACTGTATTCTATATATTTGCCAATAGAAGTGTGGCGGTAATCTATTACTGTAACCATAAAAACGGCTTTACCTCCAAAGGCTTTTACAGGATGGAGTTCATTACCGGGCAGTAAAGCTTTTGCTTTTTCGTAATCACATAAAAAACCGGCCATAAGTGCAGGCGATTTTTCGGCATTCACAGGCAGTTTAAAAGTAATGCCGTCAACCATGGCAAAGCGGCCTTCATAATTTTTAATCCGTTTAGGTAGTGACATAGGGTAGAATTTTAATAGTTATTTTAATTACCAACTTCAATTATTCAGTTCTTCTATCATGACTGGAAAAATATCTTTATGTGCATTTTTACCCAGAAAAATATCTAAGTGGCTATACGTTTCATATACATGAAGTTTGTGATAGTCCGGTTTTATTTTATTGAAATAGTTAAAGGAATCTTCCTGACTTTTGCTTTTGAAACATTTATTGAGTCTGCCTGCAAAAAATACAAAGCGGGCATTTGTCTCCGGATTTGCATCGGCATAACGTTTTTTGCCATCAACAGAAACCAGCGAACCATAATGAACCCCTTTTCTTATGTGCCTGAAAAAATGAACCGGAACGGGACCAAATTCATATCGTATCCATTCTTTGGTTTCATCGCTCAGGTTTTCCAGTTCCCATAAAGCCGGAAATCCGGAACCATAAACAAAACTCACAAATTTTCCTACCGTGGTATCTTTCTCAAAATGG
The sequence above is a segment of the Flavobacterium sp. genome. Coding sequences within it:
- a CDS encoding GMC oxidoreductase, which encodes MKRLSKPITSIKSHYPFIIIGSGYGGSIAASRLSRAGIQVCLLEKGKEFQPGEYPEDLDDAVKEMQVNTDTKHIGSKNGLYEFYMGREISVFKGCALGGTSNVNANVSIEPESRVFDDLRWPAAIRNDMESLREGFQKARQMLKPSPYPENTPGFPELAKTKGMKVSAAAMNEKFRYLDINVNFEYDDKENHVGVKQKKCNNCGDCVTGCNHSAKNMLTMNYLPDAVNHGAEIFCETGVQYVERKDNKWLVYFDSYHVGREKFDAPPLCITADNVIISAGSLGSTEILLRSREKGLSVSTALGKHFTGNGDVLGFGYNNDVKMNGIGLGKFFDDKEKEPVGPCITSIIDMRERDILDEGMTLEEGSIPGAISPLLTGAFTSISKFFVNHTDENWQDWVNEQKREATSIFRGPYFGSLNNTQVYLVMTHDDGDGSMQLENNRLEINWPDVGKQKIFQKVNGKLKEATKALGGTYVPNPQWNKLTNYDMVTVHPLGGCAMGDDPATSVTNHCGQVYTNTSKNDLHQGLYVMDGSIIPRPLGTNPLLTISALAERNSKIIIEENQKTLNYDFKTVTESPLKEYEVGVSFTETMRGFISLNEKEDFRRGYDEGESNNSPFEFTLTIQSQDVEAFSIDSNHRAGMIGTVHCPALSKHPITITNGIFNLFVKDENDTKTKLMKYSMQLKTYEGPAYYFYGFKDIRDDKGFDIWSDTTTLYITVYEDENKSKVMGKGILKIAIGDFMKQLQTMKAIYPDNTKESISAVTKFGKLFAGEVWDTFF
- a CDS encoding patatin; its protein translation is MKKVIRVILLLISLTTLLSGLIQIIVPAFVLNFVGAPIDTASKQLFATIGMFMFLFGGMMVHVLYNENENRVAVIWSGFQKLGASAAVFVGIYKGVFVPLAAGVAVFDLLSGILFFYYLKIAKEHAVS
- a CDS encoding DUF4345 family protein, whose product is MRSANYFFYYTYIGLVIIAGFWGAFINPGFDYRLLFDFDVHSLPDFQRINMISQYRFLRAIELGFGIFSILFVKDIFSEKKFNTFFIFTMSAGVLARITSIVMDGSPSLLMYFFLGFELIGVLVIYFYSLKLIAQNDIK
- a CDS encoding acetoacetate decarboxylase family protein, which gives rise to MSLPKRIKNYEGRFAMVDGITFKLPVNAEKSPALMAGFLCDYEKAKALLPGNELHPVKAFGGKAVFMVTVIDYRHTSIGKYIEYSLALAVTKGSKPAPAFLPAVLMKTYKTGQFILDLPVSSEISVKGGKGIWGMPKHKASLDFIITENQVSAQYEKDDQFAFRIEIDKPKKTNFPINIGATNYSHFRNMLMASYIHFKTKAGIKFGKSATGRLFIGDHPRTKFLKDLKIESKPFFTMYMPEANGILDDHFECWFMTYEKQPEKVTPEGFESVFDLKLNEDWLPAPSFTDYQKFKI
- a CDS encoding patatin-like phospholipase family protein, which encodes MTLSKNGITGINSDGIKRSLILAGGGARLSYQAGVINALEEEGLKFNHFDGTSGGIFNTAMICSDITPKDMAMRWRKVNVMNFSSLLPFKNYFSKSTFNAIGDADGILNKVFPTLGIDIKKMNANASIDATFNVCNFSKKTIEALSSQKVTLEHLIAGMSLPIFMPAVKIKGDWYTDAVWIKDANINEAIKRNPNEIWLVWAIGNSHEFLNGSFNQYVHMIEISANGGLLLELEQLETANSKKEKEKITLHVIKPEFPLPLDPDLMFYKINVDELINRGYADAKYYLQNKPLNGVSPDYKASLMKEPGISFNFRSLFSGTLNWKNKPADFSLNIHFNFRLIDDELVLRAYCSLAFNNSIYRISTYNNQVTLNHQERVLVYGSSFVFEDEVFHLQCELDLISQYDLLLGMEFKKAFCTISSDKIPKPIAFILKQRAWSRIKNIPFIHISSSSSWLKKQKEKFRVLKKVYQKPTL